One stretch of Sebastes umbrosus isolate fSebUmb1 chromosome 5, fSebUmb1.pri, whole genome shotgun sequence DNA includes these proteins:
- the LOC119488533 gene encoding LOW QUALITY PROTEIN: NLR family CARD domain-containing protein 3-like (The sequence of the model RefSeq protein was modified relative to this genomic sequence to represent the inferred CDS: inserted 2 bases in 1 codon): protein LQRITSYWDQSASSGDSSCPQCGERSRTRAGLQTAGQTSSVQTDRGLQEVVDEHKISLRKRCECVTEGTDETGSGTLLNRIYTELYITEEXTLHDAPIKCQDIFKALPDQQGNIRVVLTNGVAGVGKTFSVQKFTLDWAEGLEKQDVSLVVLFSFRELNLIRDEQYSLLKLLHVFHPTLQKVTAEKLAVCKVLFIFDGLDESRLSLDFKNNEVVSDVTQKSSVNVLLTNLIQGNLLPSALIWITSRPAAANQIPPACVDRVTEVRGFTDAQKEEYFRRRVSDEELSSRIISHIKTSRSLHIMCLIPVFCWITATVLDHMLTTDQRGELPKTLTDMYSHFLLVQTKRKKQKYGGGRKTSPQKLTKADREVLLKLGRLAFEHLEKGDIMFYQEDLERCGLDVTEASVYSGVCTEIFKRECVIFQKTVYCFVHLSIQEFLAAVYMFHCYTNSNTEVLKDFLGEEYVHSTLEDFLRRAMEKSLESKNGHLDLFVRFLHGLSLESNQKLLGGLLGQTDNSPETIQRAIKNLKEMNRYDTKISPDRSINIFHCLMEMNDHSVHQEIQEFLKSENKSEKKLSVIQCSALAYMLQMSEEILDELDLKKYNTTDEGRLRLIPAVRNCRKAELSRCGLSDTHCEVVASALKSNPSHLRELDLSDNNLKDSGVKLSAGLQSPHSRLETLRLRCCSLSEISCASLASALKSNASHLRELELSTNELQDSGVKLLCGFLESPHCRLETLRLSWCSLSEIRCAFLASALKSNPSHLRELVLGNNNLQDSGVKLLCGFLESPHCRLETLRLSD, encoded by the exons CTACAGCGCATCACCTCATACTGGGACCAGTCTGCTTCATCAGGAGACTCCTCCTGTCCCCAGTGTGGAGAAAGATCCAGAACAAGAGCTGGACTTCAGACAGCCGGTCAGACCAGCTCTGTACAAA cagatagaggtctgcaggaggttgtagatgaacataagatcagtctgaggaagagatgtgaatgtgtgactgaaggaactgatgaaacaggaagtggaaccctcctcaacaggatctacactgagctctacatcacagaaga gaccctccatgacgctccaatcaagtgccaggacatctttaaagccttacctgaccaacagggaaacatcagagtcgttctgacgaacggcgtcgctggcgttggaaaaaccttctcagtgcagaagttcactctggactgggcagagggcttggaaaagcaagatgtcagtctggtggttctgttttcattcagggagctgaacttgatcagagatgagcagtacagtcttctaaagctgctccatgttttccatccaacattacagaaggtcacagcagagaagctcgctgtctgtaaagttctgttcatctttgacggcctggatgaaagcagactttcactggatttcaagaacaacgaggttgtgtctgatgtcacccagaagtcatcagtcaacgtgctgttgacaaacctcatccaggggaatctgcttccctcagctctcatctggataacttcccgacctgcagcagccaatcagatccctcctgcatgtgttgacagggtaacagaagtacgaggcttcactgacgcccagaaggaggagtacttcaggaggagagtcagtgatgaagagctgtccagcagaatcatctcacacatcaagacatccaggagcctccacatcatgtgtctaatcccagtcttctgctggatcactgctacagttctggaccacatgttgactacagaccagagaggagagctgcccaagaccctgactgacatgtactcacacttcctgttggttcagacaaagaggaagaagcagaagtatggtGGGGGACGTAAGACGAGTCCACAGAAGCTGACGAAGGCTGACAGGGAAGTacttctgaagctggggaggctggcgtttgaacatctggagaaaggaGACATCATGTTCTAtcaagaagacctggagcggtgtggtctggatgtcacagaggcctcggtgtactcaggagtttgtacagagatcttcaaaagagagtgtgtgatcttccagaaaacagtctactgctttgttcacctgagcattcaggagtttctggctgcagtctacatgttccactgttacacaaacagcaacacagaggtacTGAAGGACTTCCTGGGAGAAGAATATGTTCATTCAACCCTGGAGGACTTCCTGAGgagagccatggagaaatcccttgaaagtaaaaatggccacctggacctgtttgttcgcttccttcatggcctctctctggagtccaaccagaagctcttaggaggtctgctgggtcagacagacaacagtccaGAAACCATCCAGAGGGCCATTAAAAACCTGAAGGAGATGAACAGATATGATACCAAAAtctctcctgacagaagcatcaacatctttCACTGTCTGAtggagatgaacgaccactcagtacatcaggagatccaagagttcctgaagtcagagaacaaATCAGAGAAGAAACTCTCTGTGATCCAgtgctcagctctggcctacatgctgcagatgtcgGAGGAGattctggatgagttggacctgaagaagtacaacacaacaGACGAGGGACGActgagactgattccagctgtgaggaactgcagaaaagctga ACTTTCTCGTTGTGGACTCTCagatactcactgtgaagttgtggcctcagctctaaagtccaacccctcccatctgagagagctggacctgagtgacaacaacctgaaggattcaggagtgaagctgtcTGCTGGACTGCAGAGTCCACACtctagactggagactctgag attgaggtgctgcagtttgtcagagatcagctgtgcttctctggcctcagctctgaagtccaatgcctcccatctgagagagctggagctgagtaccaacgagctgcaggattcaggagtgaagctcctgtgtggttttctggagagtccacactgtagactggagactctgag attgagttggtgcagtttgtcagagatccgCTGTGCTTTTCTGGCATCAGCTCTGAaatccaacccctcccatctgagagagctggtgCTGGgtaacaacaacctgcaggattcaggagtgaagctcctgtgtggttttctggagagtccacactgtagactggagactctgag attgagtgac